The proteins below are encoded in one region of Chiloscyllium punctatum isolate Juve2018m chromosome 9, sChiPun1.3, whole genome shotgun sequence:
- the LOC140481372 gene encoding uncharacterized protein isoform X1: protein MFYRKTSASKHSVDLSFLSNEEVSVILDVLERDKELQRINNERLKEIKKKNPDKLWLKGITGQWFEEIRRAKFKDQTDLTQILKGSHTWNLKKNRTGNSREDANLDPVSRPSVSANQGIRSQSEQNQCSNYSPLQLETPNMFQQIQVRLKAAAVPHVERKIHVFRDFSKQIQANILSQDLETNNIADALNKREMILGTEDLSNTELQRNITHKKGGKSYDHLTEIHRSGKTNTVQNSSELGENIREQSLPVGYNIEASQQQCNDYALIGTGQCEADNSVLPKPASHSPFSIIESKNVFQNHPMNNAGNILTTNINGGCLSSNHSKTDAVYLKSKNKDLLQNDESEECSATGMTITESQSLSLTSSALNLERCSKQNDKQEVVTTLSIDEVFSYKFPIPNNYKYRLFSDSVRCTDITVDRKCQENKSDAKPVLSLSNSKTSLSNSTDNSNSTKIHGADNVQNYKSEKIDTPPSVVVMQYPSTSTNKNKSSTNYSKSGSNSETIKKAISETTNEEQPTRAITPYLNQNTSLTDSFSSGGNKNLSKCDASNKPAAQDLQSDQMPLPNFTVGQNKSLTHFPLDDNTIMDPGAIKYTESYHSENKISVPPQIVATSQPSPNTHFKANKLLIHLPVKSDLIKNLENEHSENYKAVLISDAEVYLKTHSAKAFQNRVQNTADTTRGITRDYNRAYEFKMDGSPSGLDTAFNQSLLKDNTFLNEHKPLCYSSNRVHTTGNRKIPDSLHTEKTSQQLTSNIIHINQKKQLVHPLLSNDTHVHGEHVQILQENKSESHGINPSPEMLTVLHFTTTSTDIKKVAMHNDLSEGTEIAHNQKSCDRNEENYQSENHGEDSQSRMIGQRTPTNITPVQNVYPDNLKRRFNKSETPHASSTIDLEIGQQFSTNIAHRRKYLSQNYARNRLHVILDGGGNKHLEKDSTEPTLPSSVTGQQTSTCAHNKINPLTNFPFSADNTLDTNVIRNTERYQAEGSSPIVLQDTLTDQRSPTNLISNLDKPLPHSLKSADMELNENFQTQQVKTVSDTAPLYLFSPNHSTTNVKKNTLWHYVTKVTDTYHNGRLSPKLHKTKSAPSPSSAETSQWLPEDNLQSHNQKKSKAFSLVRNDIKLLADCGNIEENQSDKNCAGSTLNRQWTHQDITAGRIHSPNFDDITMVSKINNSCAVDKSETESIISPLNRETSHLSHTDSSHRHEHRPVTYSLNSAAVSAHRESPNYLEKCKEEPKSSDLADDKTPQQKSITTTDIYKDKQLSHSSVITVVSAVNQTPALDPVTIYNTSKNINVSSKYKTTTDIKKDALQNDLSKMPEILHENKSFNVIIFKTIPAANNASSSLAPVTNQSSPTTLLQKSHSLTQSQLEEDITMDRGCIPYLQKDHSHLSTSDSLGDQLFPANGTCDNNTDESHSPSLLFDHLPVGPGALCNVESYQSENHGWDSAGRPLDQRTPTNITPGKENIQPNVYPDNNCINLNRGVTKDNVQHYKSGRPHMSSTSDSEIEQVFSTNIAQRHKYQSQNNAQNSLHVILDRAGNKHLGKDSTEPTLPSSVTDQQTSTCIHNKIKPLTNFPLSADSILDVDIIRNTEHYQFEESSPIASQATLTDRKSSTNSISNLDKPFPYSLGSGDIEIDEKFQKQQAKPGSDTALLYSFSPNRTTANVKKNTWRHYITKVTDIYHHRRPSAKFKLNVLHKTKSAPLLSCAESSQLFPKNSLQSNNQEESKAISLVRDDMAGTKEVEHQSDMDNAISTADELNGQWIQQNITEGKKNMLDVHSPNIDDVTVVSEINNFCAVDKSETESIISPLDQEFDQFSPTDSPHRHEHRPVTCSLNSAVFNAYRESPNFLEKWKEEPKSADLAEDKTPQQKSVTTIDSYKDEPLSHSPVTTVVSAINQNSSHISPALDSVSIYNPSENTTDSSKYKAINISISLNNAADITDIREHLQKNLPEINKIPALYSLNDIQSVKSVTDIKQDALQNDSSKVPEILHDNKSFNILTFNTIPAANSAPSSLTSQSFPVTLLEKSHSLTQSQLNGDVTMDRGHDEYLHKNQSHRSTPDSLGDQLFPVNGTCDNTNESHSQSLLFDHLPVGPGAVCNAKNYQSKNHGRDSAGRLISQRTPMNITTGKENIQPNVYPDKNYINLNRRFTKDNVQRYKLGIPHISSTSDSKIEQELSTDIAQRHKYQSQNYSPHNKMNPLINFPLSAESTPDAEVIKNTKRYRSEESSLTVLQATLTDQRSPPNSMRNIDKPLPHYLESDVEIDDHFQKQQAKTGSDTAPLYPFSPNHSTTNVKKNTLQQCITKVTDIYRRRRPSAKFKFNVLRKTKSSPSPCSAESSQLLPESSLQSSNQEESKALSFVQDDMAGSRKCQSDKDSAISTAEELNGQWTHQYITCTNNMLQSCSPNIDGITVDRKINHVSDGDKFETECMPSPLNQVYSHSSLTDTSCSHKQGPATYLLNSAAQSVSAPRESPAYLKKCKQETVSATSADGKIAQQKSPTCTADRQLCYSSVTKDVNTINQDKFMISHVFPALDPVSSPHSSKNIIDSSKSKTLGFSLNDATVTADTGVDEHLQKDSSEMNNIPALGSLSCVQSTITITDTKKNTTPNVSSHLTEIHDNKKADDRLKLKGFHKKNSAPSSQLKVTEQMPTTDITHSNHEKSPTHSIMSGAFIMNRRKNSYLQKNKPETNNEFSLVTSLAGQQSPSKIINNKEPKSPAHSPNRSGVMDAGDSKNLEFCQPENNREAFSKKPIDLQSSTDITDAKTTKFQHWFPDSDISLNQRCNVNLKHYKSETDISSSIQDPIHQVSFIDMTCHKKITRESTKSDDFTLAERYNKSCEHIDSHLNNNISSSHDLLPALLSPENMVHYNRNVTCDHSLTNAEFLAQSCDNVNEGSKTFKYGRKSFHEEIFQNQALRMWMKNTKVSKSFQQCSPEESQIDSDLAEINNFRNRLNAYSDFSQYRATSSGIDEDDPLKLNNKYQAKTARFSKTYPSLRQSLRPNPHSVQSWCGNLYKTKSLKDINCNQSALPDHENVFSTNRLYNFKPTVQKKQVNTRLQFSNQMKSNRLYRSYSDLPFSDENEFDQNNWVTDHGNKFSLDNHDLEIGNEDKTNVSKEEKRKETHLENMKRVLVVDRLWKPGYLHSRVSSPRNEDVFNPLTSEINQDPGVNDDTERNHEYFPVDIKLFWPKENPTDIIRLLSSSSTGSKVSENSLSPHQQSTPVVVDKQNFSCYSDTNSDTTTDDEYFLDSNEIVKESML, encoded by the exons GGAAATCAAGAAGAAAAATCCTGACAAATTGTGGTTGAAAGGTATAACTGGTCAATGGTTTGAAGAAATAAGGAGAGCAAAATTTAAAGATCAGACTGACTTAACCCAGATACTGAAAGGGTCCCATACTTGGAATCTGAAGAAAAATAGAACAG GTAATTCCAGGGAAGATGCTAATCTAGATCCTGTTTCCAGGCCCTCTGTATCTGCAAACCAAGGCATACGGTCTCAATCTGAACAAAACCA ATGCAGTAACTATAGTCCATTACAGTTGGAAACACCAAACATGTTCCAGCAAATTCAG GTACGGTTGAAGGCAGCAGCAGTTCCCCATGTTGAAAGAAAAATACATGTGTTTCGTGACTTTAGTAAACAAATACAGGCTAACATCCTTAGTCAAGACTTGGAAACAAATAACATTGCTG ATGCATTGAATAAACGTGAAATGATTTTGGGAACTGAAGATTTGAGTAATACTGAATTACAAAGAAACATCACACataagaaaggtggtaaaagtTATGATCACCttacagaaatacacagaagtgGCAAAACAAACACTGTACAAAATTCCTCTGAGTTGGGTGAAAACATTAGAGAACAATCACTACCTGTTGGGTACAACATTGAAGCTTCTCAACAACAATGCAATGACTATGCTTTAATTGGAACAGGTCAATGTGAAGCTGACAATTCAGTATTACCAAAACCTGCATCTCACTCACCGTTTTCTATTATTGAATCTAAAAATGTGTTTCAAAATCATCCAATGAACAATGCTGGTAACATTCTGACAACAAATATTAATGGGGGTTGTTTGTCAAGCAATCATTCAAAAACAGATGCTGTCTACTTAAAAAGTAAGAATAAAGATTTATTACAAAATGATGAATCAGAAGAATGTAGTGCAACAGGAATGACTATAACTGAATCCCAAAGTCTATCATTAACTAGCAGTGCACTTAACCTTGAGAGATGCTCTAAACAAAATGACAAACAAGAAGTTGTGACCACACTTTCAATAGACGAAGTGTTCAGCTACAAGTTTCCCATACCTAACAACTACAAATACCGTTTGTTCAGTGATTCAGTCAGGTGTACTGACATAACTGTAGACAGAAAATGTCAAGAGAATAAATCTGATGCAAAGCCTGTtctttctttatcaaactcaaaaACATCTCTTTCAAATAGCACCGACAATAGCAATTCAACCAAAATACATGGTGCTGATAATGTTCAAAATTATAAATCTGAAAAGATAGACACACCACCATCTGTTGTAGTAATGCAATACCCGTCTACAAGTACCAACAAAAACAAGTCATCAACAAATTATTCAAAAAGTGGAAGCAACAGTGAAACAATCAAGAAAGCCATATCTGAAACCACAAATGAAGAACAGCCCACTAGAGCTATCACACCATATTTGAACCAAAATACGTCATTGACCGATTCCTTCAGCAGTGGAGGCAATAAAAATTTATCAAAGTGTGATGCTAGCAATAAACCTGCTGCACAAGATTTGCAGAGTGATCAAATGCCTCTCCCAAACTTTACAGTTGGCCAAAATAAGTCATTAACTCACTTTCCACTCGATGATAATACCATTATGGATCCAGGAGCCATTAAGTATACAGAAAGCTACCACTCTGAAAACAAAatttcagttccaccacagattGTAGCAACTAGCCAACCTTCTCCAAATACTCATTTTAAAGCAAACAAGTTATTGATCCATTTGCCGGTGAAATCAGATCTTATCAAGAATTTAGAAAATGAACACTCTGAAAACTACAAAGCTGTTTTGATATCAGATGCAGAAGTTTACTTGAAAACTCATTCAGCAAAGGCATTTCAAAATCGGGTACAAAATACTGCTGACACTACTAGAGGAATTACAAGAGATTACAATCGAGCCTATGAATTTAAGATGGATGGTTCCCCTTCTGGACTGGATACAGCTTTTAATCAGTCTCTGCTTAAAGATAACACATTCTTAAATGAACACAAACCACTATGTTATTCTTCAAACAGGGTTCATACCACAGGAAACAGAAAAATTCCTGACAGTTTGCATACTGAAAAGACCAGTCAGCAGCTAACTTCCAACATTATTCATATCAACCAAAAAAAACAATTGGTTCATCCCTTGCTCAGCAATGACACCCATGTGCATGGTGAACACGTTCAGATTTTACAAGAGAACAAATCTGAAAGCCATGGTATAAATCCATCaccagaaatgttaactgttttacATTTCACAACCACTTCTACAGATATCAAAAAAGTTGCAATGCACAATGATTTGTCAGAGGGAACGGAAATTGCTCACAATCAGAAATCATGTGACAGAAATGAGGAAAATTACCAATCAGAAAATCATGGTGAGGATTCACAAAGTAGAATGATTGGCCAGAGGACTCCAACAAACATCACACCAGTACAGAATGTGTACCCAGATAATTTAAAAAGAAGATTCAACAAATCAGAGACACCTCATGCATCTTCAACAATAGATTTAGAGATTGGGCAACAATTTTCCACAAATATTGCACACAGACGTAAATATCTGTCACAGAATTATGCACGAAACCGTCTGCATGTCATTCTGGACGGAGGAGGCAATAAGCATTTAGAAAAGGACAGCACTGAACCTACACTGCCCTCTTCAGTGACTGGCCAACAGACTTCCACATGTGCACATAATAAAATCAACCCCCTCACCAACTTTCCATTCAGTGCTGACAATACTCTGGATACAAATGTTATCAGGAATACTGAACGTTACCAAGCTGAAGGAAGCAGTCCAATTGTTTTGCAAGATACATTAACTGACCAAAGGTCTCCTACTAATTTAATCAGCAATTTAGACAAACCATTACCTCATTCTTTGAAAAGTGCTGACATGGAATTAAATGAGAACTTCCAAACGCAGCAAGTTAAAACAGTCAGTGATACCGCACCATTATATTTGTTCAGTCCCAATCATTCTACAACAAATGTGAAGAAAAATACTTTGTGGCATTACGTAACAAAGGTTACTGACACCTATCACAATGGGAGACTTTCTCCGAAGTTGCATAAAACAAAGAGTGCACCTTcaccatcatctgcagagaccAGCCAGTGGCTCCCGGAAGATAACTTACAAAGCCACAACCAAAAGAAATCAAAGGCTTTTTCCCTGGTCAGAAATGACATCAAGTTGTTGGCAGATTGTGGAAATATAGAGGAAAACCAATCTGATAAAAACTGTGCAGGTTCCACATTGAATAGACAATGGACACACCAAGATATCACAGCAGGCAGAATTCATTCCCCAAATTTTGATGACATTACTATGGTCAGCAAAATAAATAATTCTTGTGCTGTAGATAAATCTGAGACGGAGTCTATAATTTCACCACTGAATCGAGAAACCAGCCATTTGTCTCATACAGATAGCTCACACAGGCATGAACACAGGCCTGTAACTTATTCGTTAAACAGTGCTGCTGTCAGTGCCCACAGAGAAAGTCCTAACTATTTGGAAAAGTGCAAAGAGGAACCTAAAAGTTCAGATTTAGCAGATGATAAAACTCCTCAACAAAAATCTATAACAACAACAGATATCTACAAGGACAAGCAACTGAGTCATTCATCAGTCATTACTGTTGTCAGTGCAGTTAATCAAACTCCAGCACTGGATCCAGTGACCATTTATAATACTTCTAAGAATATCAATGTCAGCAGTAAATATAAGACTACTACAGATATTAAGAAAGATGCTTTGCAAAATGACCTATCAAAGATGCCTGAAATACTTCATGAAAATAAATCTTTTAATGTAATAATCTTTAAAACAATACCAGCAGCTAACAATGCATCCTCGTCACTGGCACCAGTGACCAATCAGAGTTCCCCGACAACTCTCTTACAGAAAAGCCATTCACTGACTCAATCCCAGCTTGAAGAAGACATCACGATGGACAGAGGATGTATTCCGTATTTACAGAAGGACCACAGTCATCTCTCAACATCAGATTCATTAGGTGATCAACTGTTTCCAGCAAATGGCACATGTGACAACAACACCGATGAGTCACATTCTCCGTCTCTGCTCTTTGATCACCTCCCTGTGGGTCCAGGAGCTCTCTGTAATGTAGAGAGTTACCAATCAGAGAACCATGGTTGGGATTCAGCAGGTAGACCACTCGACCAGAGAACTCCAACAAATATCACACCAGGCAAGGAAAATATTCAACCGAATGTGTACCCAGATAATAATTGCATTAATTTAAATAGAGGAGTCACTAAAGATAATGTGCAACATTACAAATCAGGACGACCACATATGTCTTCAACGTCAGACTCTGAGATTGAGCAAGTGTTTTCAACAAATATTGCACAAAGGCATAAATATCAGTCACAGAATAATGCACAAAACAGCCTGCATGTCATTCTGGACAGAGCAGGCAATAAGCATTTAGGAAAGGACAGCACTGAACCTACACTGCCCTCTTCAGTGACTGATCAACAGACTTCCACATGTATACATAACAAAATCAAGCCCCTCACCAACTTCCCACTCAGTGCTGACAGTATTCTAGATGTAGACATTATCAGGAATACTGAACATTATCAATTTGAAGAAAGCAGTCCAATTGCTTCACAAGCTACATTAACTGACCGAAAATCATCTACTAATTCAATCAGCAACTTAGACAAACCATTTCCTTATTCTTTGGGAAGTGGTGACATTGAAATAGATGAGAAGTTCCAAAAGCAGCAAGCTAAACCAGGCAGTGACACAGCACTATTATATTCGTTCAGTCCCAATCGCACTACTGCAAATGTGAAGAAAAACACATGGCGACATTACATAACAAAGGTTACTGACATCTATCACCATAGGAGACCTTCTGCTAAGTTCAAATTAAATGTTTTGCATAAAACAAAGAGTGCACCCTTACTATCGTGTGCAGAGTCCAGCCAGTTGTTCCCCAAAAATAGCTTACAAAGTAACAACCAAGAGGAATCAAAGGCTATTTCACTGGTCCGAGATGACATGGCAGGTACCAAAGAAGTAGAACACCAATCTGACATGGACAATGCAATTTCCACAGCAGATGAATTAAATGGACAATGGATCCAGCAAAATATCACAGAAGGCAAGAAGAATATGTTAGATGTTCATTCCCCAAATATTGATGACGTTACTGTGGTCAGTGAAATAAATAATTTTTGTGCTGTAGATAAATCTGAGACGGAGTCTATAATTTCACCACTGGATCAAGAATTTGACCAGTTTTCTCCTACAGATAGTCCACACAGGCATGAACACAGGCCTGTAACTTGTTCATTAAACAGTGCTGTTTTCAATGCCTACAGAGAAAGTCCTAACTTTTTGGAAAAGTGGAAAGAGGAACCTAAAAGTGCAGATTTAGCAGAAGATAAAACTCCTCAACAAAAATCTGTAACTACAATAGACAGCTACAAGGATGAGCCATTGAGTCATTCACCAGTCACAACTGTTGTCAGTGCAATTAATCAAAATAGCAGCCATATATCTCCAGCACTTGATTCAGTGTCCATTTACAATCCTTCAGAGAATACCACTGATAGCAGTAAATATAAGGCCATAAATATAAGTATTTCACTCAACAATGCTGCTGACATTACAGATATTAGAGAACATTTACAAAAAAACTTACCAGAAATTAACAAAATTCCAGCATTATATTCACTAAATGACATACAGTCCGTGAAGTCTGTTACAGACATCAAGCAAGATGCTTTGCAGAATGATTCATCAAAAGTGCCGGAAATACTTCATGATAATAAATCTTTTAATATATTAACCTTTAATACAATACCTGCAGCTAACAGTGCACCCTCATCACTGACCAGTCAGAGTTTCCCTGTAACTCTCTTAGAGAAAAGCCATTCACTGACTCAATCGCAACTTAATGGAGATGTTACAATGGACAGGGGGCATGATGAGTATTTGCATAAGAATCAGAGTCATCGCTCAACACCAGATTCACTTGGAGATCAACTGTTTCCAGTAAATGGCACATGTGACAACACAAACGAGTCACATTCTCAGTCTCTGCTCTTTGATCACCTCCCTGTGGGTCCAGGAGCTGTCTGTAATGCAAAGAATTACCAATCCAAAAACCATGGTAGGGATTCAGCAGGTAGACTAATCAGCCAGAGGACTCCAATGAATATCACAACGGGAAAGGAAAATATTCAACCGAATGTGTACCCAGATAAAAATTACATTAATTTAAATAGAAGATTCACTAAAGATAATGTGCAACGTTACAAATTAGGAATACCCCATATATCTTCAACATCAGATTCCAAGATTGAGCAAGAGCTTTCAACTGATATTGCACAAAGGCATAAATATCAGTCACAAAATTATTCACCACATAACAAAATGAACCCACTGATCAATTTCCCACTCAGTGCTGAGAGCACTCCGGATGCAGAGGTTATAAAGAATACCAAACGTTACCGATCTGAAGAAAGTAGTCTAACTGTTTTACAAGCTACATTAACTGACCAAAGGTCTCCTCCTAATTCAATGAGAAACATAGATAAACCATTGCCTCATTATTTGGAGAGTGACGTAGAAATAGATGACCATTTCCAAAAGCAGCAAGCTAAAACAGGCAGTGACACCGCCCCATTATATCCCTTCAGTCCCAATCACTCCACTACAAATGTGAAGAAAAATACATTGCAGCAATGCATAACAAAGGTTACTGACATCTACCGCCGTAGAAGACCTTCTGCTAAGTTCAAATTCAATGTTTTACGTAAAACAAAGAGTTCACCCTCACCATGTTCCGCAGAGTCCAGCCAGTTGCTCCCCGAAAGTAGCTTACAAAGCAGCAACCAAGAGGAATCAAAGGCTCTTTCCTTCGTCCAAGATGACATGGCAGGTAGCAGAAAATGCCAATCTGACAAAGACAGTGCAATTTCCACAGCGGAAGAATTGAATGGACAGTGGACTCATCAATATATCACATGCACAAACAATATGTTACAGAGCTGCTCCCCAAATATTGATGGCATCACTGTGGACagaaaaattaatcatgttagTGATGGAGATAAATTTGAGACTGAGTGTATGCCTTCACCACTGAATCAAGTATACAGCCACTCTTCCCTTACAGATACCTCATGCAGTCATAAACAGGGACCTGCAACTTATTTGTTAAACAGTGCTGCACAGTCTGTAAGTGCCCCCAGAGAAAGTCCTGCCTACTTGAAAAAGTGTAAACAGGAAACCGTAAGTGCAACCTCAGCAGACGGCAAAATTGCTCAACAAAAATCTCCTACATGCACAGCAGACAGGCAACTGTGTTATTCATCAGTCACTAAGGATGTCAATACCATTAATCAGGACAAATTTATGATAAGCCATGTGTTTCCAGCACTGGATCCAGTGAGCAGTCCTCACTCTTCCAAAAATATCATAGACAGCAGTAAAAGTAAGACACTTGGTTTTTCACTCAATGATGCTACTGTCACAGCAGATACTGGAGTCGATGAACATTTACAAAAAGACTCTTCCGAAATGAACAACATTCCAGCACTAGGTTCATTAAGTTGCGTACAATCCACAATCACGATCACAGATACCAAGAAAAATACCACACCAAATGTGTCATCACATCTTACTGAAATACATGATAACAAAAAAGCTGATGACAGATTAAAGCTTAAAGGTTTTCATAAAAAAAATAGTGCACCCTCATCACAGCTGAAGGTGACTGAACAAATGCCCACTACTGATATCACTCACAGCAATCATGAAAAGTCACCGACCCATTCCATAATGAGTGGTGCATTTATAATGAACAGAAGAAAGAATTCTTACTTACAAAAGAACAAGCCTGAAACCAACAATGAGTTTTCATTAGTGACCTCATTGGCTGGACAACAGTCTCCTTCAAAAATCATAAACAACAAAGAACCTAAGTCACCGGCTCATTCTCCAAACAGAAGTGGTGTAATGGATGCAGGAGATAGCAAGAATCTAGAATtttgccaacctgaaaacaaCAGAGAAGCTTTCTCTAAGAAACCAATTGATCTGCAGTCTTCTACAGACATCACAGATGCCAAAACTACAAAGTTTCAGCATTGGTTTCCAGATAGTGACATTTCTTTGAATCAACGCTGCAATGTTAATTTAAAACACTATAAATCAGAAACTGACATTAGTTCTTCAATACAGGATCCAATTCATCAAGTATCTTTTATAGATATGACATGTCACAAGAAAATCACAAGAGAGTCAACGAAAAGTGATGATTTTACTTTGGCTGAAAGATATAATAAAAGTTGTGAACACATTGATAGCCATCTAAACAACAACATTTCTTCATCACATGATTTGTTACCTGCTCTTCTGTCTCCTGAAAATATGGTACATTACAACAGAAATGTAACATGCGATCATTCACTGACTAATGCAGAATTCCTGGCACAAAGCTGTGACAACGTGAACGAAGGTAGCAAAACATTCAAATATGGAAGGAAATCATTCCATGAAGAAATATTTCAGAATCAAGCATTGAGAATGTGGATGAAAAATACAAAAGTTTCTAAATCATTTCAGCAGTGTTCTCCAGAGGAGAGCCAAATTGATTCCGATCTCGCAGAGATTAATAACTTTCGTAATAGATTAAATGCCTACAGTGATTTTTCTCAATACAGAGCAACTTCCTCTGGTATTGATGAAGATGATCCATTGAAACTGAACAATAAATACCAGGCAAAGACCGCTAGATTCTCAAAAACGTACCCCAGCTTGAGACAATCTCTCAGGCCCAATCCTCACAGCGTTCAAAGTTGGTGTGGTAATCTCTATAAAACAAAAAGTTTAAAAGATATTAATTGCAATCAATCCGCCCTCCCAGATCATGAAAATGTATTTTCCACAAACAGGCTGTATAATTTTAAACCAACTGTTCAAAAGAAGCAAGTCAACACCAGACTTCAGTTTTCAAATCAAATGAAATCCAACAGACTTTATCGATCTTATTCTGATCTCCCATTTTCTGATGAGAATGAATTTGACCAGAATAACTGGGTTACAGATCATGGCAATAAGTTTAGCTTGGACAATCATGATTTAGAAATTGGAAATGAAGACAAAACAAATGTttctaaagaagagaaaaggaaagaaacacACCTTGAGAACATGAAAAGAGTTTTGGTTGTGGACAGATTGTGGAAACCTGGATACCTTCACAGCAGGGTCTCATCTCCAAGAAATGAGGATGTTTTCAATCCACTTACAAGTGAAATAAACCA